The Chionomys nivalis chromosome 1, mChiNiv1.1, whole genome shotgun sequence sequence AGCTCTCAAGTAACCCTGACTGGTCTTGACCTTGCGCTGTAACTGAGGTGACCTCAAATTTTTCTACTTCCGCTCCCTGgcccccaagtgttgggattacatgcatgtgctaccatgcccggTTTTACGTGGTATCGGGATTTGAACACAGagcttcatgcatgttaggcaagtattttttttatttatcaactAAGCTGTATCCCAAGCCCCCAGGCCCATTTTTGTTCACTGAGACATATCTGGAGTCCTATTGTCTCCCAGCTCTTGCCAGCCTCCTGCTGTACGCCCACAGGAATTCTTCTTGGGTCTGTGGCATGTGTATCAGGGGTGGGCTGAAGGCGGGAAAGGTGAGTGTGGCCAGCAACTGGGAATGGAATTCACAGGACACACAGGACTTTGGGGAGGTAGGGGGTGAGGGGAGACTCGGGGGTGTGAAGAACTGCCAAACAGAGAGTAGGGTTGATGAAAGTTTGATAATCTTTCATCTTCAGAACTTTTCATCTGAAGCATGAAATTTAATCAGATGTTTAAAGATCCTACAGAAACATGCGGGCAACACAGGCACAGAGGCCAGACTCTGTGGGCAGGTGCGGAATCTGTCTTATTACTGCAGTAAAGACAGATATTGGAACTGGCTGTGAGATTAGGTTTGGAACCCTGTTACGTTGCTGTGGGTAAACAGGCCCTGGGGGAGAACTGCTTTTCATTTCCTGAGATAGGATGAGCAGGAGTGGGGCGAGAGGAAGCGGTCGTGAATCTCTGGAGACAGCAGCATCCGCATCCTCGTTAGCTAGGGAGATGGCAGGTTTAAACCAGATGGCAAATATTTAATCACAAAGAGTatctgtcagagagagagagggagaaggaaagagggcaCGGCCTGGGTCAGGGAGCCCACATGTCTGGTGCCAGCACTGTCAGCCCAGACATCAGCCTCCCTGAGCTCCTACTGTGTGCCCAACCAGCGCTCTGCTAGCAAGCATCCCAGGGCGTTCACAGTATATTTGAAGCAAACGTCATTTCTTGGAGCACGTCCCAGTTAGCTATTGTTGCACAGGAAACTCATACAAAAGTTTGAGACTCAGGACGACTTAGTTTTCTTTACGCTTTTGTGGGTTGACTGCCTCAGTCGGGTGGTTTTCACTTGGGGTCCTTTATCTGGCTGCAGTCACTGTGGCTCACTCACAAGGCTGAAAGTTGTTGTTGGTTGGCCATCTGGGGCTCCTCCAGGGCTGTTCACTTATCCAAGTCTCCCCCCCCAGGGCTTTTTTCAGTGCGCATCAACTGTGCTCTAGGAAGAAATATTCTCAGAGCAAGCATTCCACTAGGTCCGGGCTTCTTGTAGTAGATGAACCTTGGAGGAACAAGGACATCATTGCCAGCACAAGAAAGGAAGGGGATGACGCTTTGCCTCTTACTGTTGGAATGCCATGTAGGCACAGGGAGATAAGGAGTTCATGGTGGCATCTTTTGAGACAAATTAACATATACATTGCCTGGGTCCATGGCAGGTTCCACTGGTAGGGTCTTCTGGGCAGCTGTATGGGGTTCCACACTTAGGACGGTCCCTTACTTCTTAGTGTAATGCTCTGTTGCTACTGTCTTTCACTGTTAAATTTCTGGGGTGGGGaacgtagctcagttggtagagtgcttggctagcattcaggaagccctgggtttgattcctaccACCGCATAAATCCCATAGTGGCATAAGCCTATAGTTGAAACACAAagggagtggaggcagggggacTAAAGATGAAGATCATCCTTGGTGACATAGTAAGGGTGAGGATTCACTAATgtttccctccgtccctccctccattccccttACTCCCTCCTTTCATTCCCATCCCTCTtgttcctcccccctcccttatccttctttcttctttccttctgtaatATTGCAGATGGGACCGAGGCACCAGGGCTTTAGACACCCTAGGTAAATGTTCTACCCTAAGCTACGGTCTTGCCTTTTCACCAGTTGCCAACATTCACACTGAAACAGCAATCACATCTGGTACTATATCCGGACAGCCTGGGGAAGAGGCATTGTGGAGGTTTTTCCTGGATTTGTGTGATGCAGCGAGGGTGGGCGTGTGCTGAACTCTGTGCTATGAGGATCTGACCCCTGTTCATGGGAACTTACATAACACCCAGAAACCAGTAAACTCCAGCCTTTGAGTCTGAGACTGCTGAGGGATGTTCTGGGTAGCATACAAAGACTATTCATCCTTGGAGTCTGTGATTGCTGAGggactggtgtgggacaattgtctatattctgtcaattatgttttaaataaatgctgattggccagtaaccaggcaggaagtataggcgggataaccagacaggaagtagaggcaggtcaatgagaacaggaggattctaggaaggaggaagcccattcctccccagtcctgcccagacatggaagaaggaagatgtgacctgccctgccgaaaaaggtaccgagccatgtggctaacatagataagaataatgggttaatataagttataagagttaataaggagcctgagctaatgggccaatcggtTTATGATTGGTGTGgacctgtgtgatttctttgggacttgccaactgcaggacagaaaactcagtcaacaaggGATGTTTTAGGTAGCATACAGAGACTATTCATCCTTTGCATGTTCTTTTGGACTCCTGTTCCAGCTCTCAGTCCACACTGGGAAAGGCCAGAAAAGCTTCCGAGAATTTTAGAAGTATCCTTTGACTTTTCCCACGCTCCCTTATTCTCATTCCTAGGCCCCTGTGTTGAGGATTTTGAAGGGAGGGGCTTCCTAGAATATCAGGACTGGCTAGTGGAGTGGATGTGGAGAGTGGCACGTGTTATGCCTGGGAGGAATGATGAGCTTTGGAAGCAGAAGAATGCCAGCTCAAGGTCAAGTTCCTGAGGGAAACCCTTTGAAAAAGCCTGGGGGAGGCTGGATCACATGCATCTGGGTTTGGGGAAAAAGTAGAGGactggaagaaggaggaggaaggagagaagaaggaggaggaggaagaggaggaggagggagagaaggaagaggaggaggaggaggaagaggaggagggagagaagaaggaggaggaggaggaagaggaggaggaggagggagagaaggaagaggaggaggaggaggaagaggaggaggaggaggaggagggagagaaggaagaggaggaggaggaagaggaggaggagggagagaaggaagaggaggaggaggaggaggaggaggaggaggaagccttTTGGTTTTCTAAAAGAGAATAGTGAGAGTTTCGATGCCCTGGATAAGAAGGCCTCCCTTCTAATCTATAGCCAGACACCTGGCAATTCCCCAAAGCACAGGGAATGTTTTCTAACAAGGCAAGAAATTGCTCCAAGAGCCTCCTAGAGGAGACCAGGCCCAACCTCTGATAAAGACAGATGGCTTGGTCGTCGCCACTCTCCGAACTTCATCATGCCGCCCAAGcatgacaagaagaagaaagatgctggaaagtcggccaaaaaagacaaagacccagtaAATAAGTCCGGTGGCAAAGCCAAAAAGAAGAAGTGGTCCAAAGGCAAAGTTCGGGACAAGCTCAACAATCTAGTCTTGTTTGACAAGGCTACATACGACAAACTCTGTAAGGAAGTTCCCAACTATAAACTTATTACTCCAGCCGTGGTCTCTGAGAGACTGAAGATTCGCATTTCCTTAGCCAGGGCGGCTCTTCAGGAGCTCCTTAGTAAAGGGCTTATCAAGCTGGTTTCAAAGCACAGAGCCCAAGTAATTTACACCAGAAACACAAAGGGTGGAGATGCCCCAGCTGCTGGTGAAGATGCATGAACAGGTTCAATCAGCTgtacatttggaaaaataaaactttattaaatcaaaaaaaaaaaaagacagatggcTTCTGGGAAGCACACCTCTTGTTTGTAGGTGAGGCTCAGTTTCCTTCAGGGAGTAGCATCCTACATGATGTTCTTAGTCACTTTCCTGTTGCTGGGATatacatcatgaccaaaagcaatgtggGAAAGAAAAGGTTTACTTTAGAGCCCTCAGGTCACATCTACCATGGAGGGACaccagggcaagaactcaagcaggaacctgaagacaggacctgaggcagaaaccatggtagaacttactggtttgctccccagGGCTTActtagcctgctttcctatacacaggaccacctgcccagggatggcactacccagaGTGGGCTGGGCCATCTTGCATCAactatcaatcaagaaaatgctcaatGGACTTGCCTATAAGCCAGGCTTACAGAGTGAGTCCTCTCCGAGGATGCTTCCCATGGGGAACTACTTCTAGATTTCTCTAGAAAAGAGACACTGTCAAAACACTCATCCAAGGCTTGGTGTGGGCTGCCAATCTTCACTAGTGATTGCCAGTTACCTCTTTGATTCTTTGACCTTCTTGGGCTACTCTTCAGGgattctgtattagttactttttttttctttttttcttttttgttatgaaaaaatGTACATGTTTATACAAGGCAGGTTGTGGCAGGACACTGGGCTCTCCCTGCTTGGGTGGCCCCAGAAGGGGGCTGGCGTCTCAGATGCTTATGTCTCTGTATCCTCCAATCACCCTTCCCAACCAGTCCCCAAGGAACCAGCAGCGCCCTGCCCCTTAGTAAGTGCATGCACACCATGTATTTCCCAGGGAAATAGTTAGCTGACCTTTGCCATTTCCCCCACACTTCTGAAGGAAGGAGCTGGGATCAGCCAGGCCCTCTCCCATGGTTATTTGTCTATTGTTGTAGTAGTAGCCATGAGAACAACAGgtatgtgttgtggaatattattttttattttatatgcatatatatgaatgtgtgtatgtatgtatgtatttatttttcagttttttgagcctgagtttctctgtgtagctttggagcctgtcctgaaactcattctgtggaccaggctgtctttgaattcacagagatctgcctgcctctgccttccaagtgttgggattaaaagcatgcgctaACACTGCCCGACTTTTCtattgtaataaaacaccatgaccaagacaacttagaaaagaaagccctTCTTTGGGTTTCCGGTGCTagggttagagttcatgatgATGGGCAAAAACCTGGTGACatgaacagctgagagctcacagcgCTAACCACAAGCAGGAGACTGAGGACTAACTTGAAATGACcttggtcttttgaaacctcaaaacctgcccccagtgacatacttcccgAAGCAACCCCATACTTCCTAATCATGCCCAAACAGCTTCCCACTggagatcaagtattcaaatgtcTAAGAATATTGAACATCTCAAACTACCACAGACTCCATCTTCAGGGAGTCCCTCTTCCAGACTCCAAGCCTTATACTTACAAGTGAGTTTAACCAATGGGACCCCGGGAGAAGATTGAAAGAAGGTAGAGAAGGGAAAGTTTGGGGAACTCTGTTCAATTCTATGGGGTCTCTAGCAGGATCTGGGACTCTTCATGGTTCCAGTTCATACCAGGTGTCTCCTCTCCATGGCTGTGGTTCCTACTAGACAGCCCTGGCTTCTTGATACTGTCAACTGTGCATCTCCTATGACATTTCCTCTGTTGCAAAGAGCCAGTCTGCTATCATGGACAGCCTGCCTTTTATGCACCCAGGAGGCCTGAAAGCCAAGGGGGATCTGGTTTTTCAATCACAGAGCCACAGTCCTAACTCCAGAGGGATGCCATAGGCTCAGCTCTGGTAAAAAGGTCCACCTTCTTTACTTATTCAggttcttttcaagacaaggtttctctatagagtcttgactggcctggaacttgctatgtagaccaggctcaccttgaactcgcagagatccacctgcctctgcctcctgaatgctggaattaaaggcgtgcaccaccgtgtCTGGTGAGCCCATCTTCTTTCCATTAGCAAGTTTACTCTATCCCATGGCTTCTTACACTGACCCATATGGGATCAAGTGACCACCCAGTCACTTATGAAGGTCACAAAAAACTGGGAAACAGTAAAAGCTTTCTaaacacaaaacagcaaaaattGATCAAAatgtaatgatgatggtggtgatgataatggtaatgataataacaataacagcaaggggccagcaagatgattcCATGAGTAAAGAAAGGCATTTGCTGTGAAGccggatgacctgagtttgattcctggaacccacatgagtagaaggagaaaactaactCCTGCAAATCGCCCTCTGCCCTCCACCTACAcgatacacacacaaataaactagcctataaatgtaatgaaatattttaatgtaaacaaaaatttcaaaatcaaatgtCTAATGATTTCCAGGTGTTTCTGGCGGTGCTGTCCTGAACTGTGTCACACAATTCCAATACAGTTTTAGTTCTGAGCACACACAGTAGGCACATTGCTCTGTGCACACTGTCACACCACACAAAGCCAGTGTACACTACCTGAAACACCCTGGCCGCACAAAGCCAGTGTACACTACCTGAAGCACCCTGGTCACACAAAGCCAGTGTACACTAGCCAGAACACCCTGGCCACACAAAGCCAGTGTACACTACCGGAAACACCCTGGTCACACAAAGCCAGTGTACACTAGCCAGAACACCCTGGctcagattaaaaaaatactgaGGGCTGTGAATTAGCGTTTCTACTGTCCACACAAAGCTTTCATTGTTGTAAAACATAatggtttaattaagaaaaacaaggacTTTTTCGTCTTTCCTACTATCATTTCTTGGTGTGTAAGTATCACATTAGTACATATTTGGATTATACTGGTTCATAATGTTCAGTTTAGACTGCTGCTATCTGAGTTGCTGACAGGATTTTACAATAATTATTCAGTGAGCTTTGGCTTGGGATTAGGcaaaatttccaacaatttcGGAAATGGGTCCTAAACACATTTCTGCCATTTTGTGCTATATTTTTAGGCAAAGGGGCATTCTCAGCATTGATATAAATAATtgagtataaaattaaaatgtcaatcaactttgaaaaatgttaaatatgttctgtgtcttgcagaatcaACTATTCagccaaaatttaatttttatgtaaaaataaacacatccaCTTTATTAGTATGTAACtttgcttttatctttaataaatgttaagattatacaaataacaaagactttatttaaaataaatgtatgattttttttgtcaGTGACTGCATTGAGCATTTCATATACTTATATAGCCAGAGTAAGAGTAAaaggttttttctcttttttaaaaattactttctaaattatatatatgtgtgtgtgtgtgtgttatgtgcataTGATCGTAGGTGCTTGCAGAAGCCagagttggatcccctggagctgggagctatagatagctgtgagctgcttgCTACAGCCTCTGGGAGTTGAACTTAGGTTCTCTgctgctgagcagtctctccagctctcagcaAAGTTTCTAGAGTGAAAATCGGTTGTGAGGGAGAAAAACTTTCAAAAAGATTTCatttataataattaattaattaattaattttgacacggtattcactatgtagctttgattgtcctagaactctctatgggTGTAGATTGggctagtcttgaattcacagagatctgcctgcttctgcctcctgagcactgggattaaagtttagtttattatttttaattacgtgtagtgtgtatgtctgcatgaggGTATGCAAGCGCCCATTAAGggtagaagagggtgttgggtccccaaaaactggagttacagactacCTGATGTGGATGATAGGAACCGTAAGAGCGGTGTGGATTCTTACCCACAAAGCCCTCTCTCCGGGCCACGGTTAAGGTCTAAGACTTCCTGCTGTGACATGGAAAGCAAGCTGAGGCAGCACCCAAAGTCACTAGCTGGTCAGGCCATCTTACTGGGGAGAAAACCCAGGGCCCCTTATGTATTGTCCATGTTACTGCAAAGGCGGGTGGCTAAGAGAAAGTGCATGGTTtgggagcctgtgtgtgtgtgtgtgtgtgtgtgtgtgtgagagagagagacagacagacagacagacagacagacagacagacaggcacccagataacacacacacacacacagcaaaagagagagaaagaaatgtccATGTTCACTGCAAAGGCCAGTGGCTATGAGAAAGTGCATGGTTtgggagcctgtgtgtgtgtgtgtgtgtgtgagagagagagagagagagacacacagagagagacagagacacagagggaaagatagaaagagagagacagaaagatataaacagagagacagactcacaggcacccacacaccacacacacacacacacacacacacacacacacagagcgagcgagcgagcgagagatagagagagagagagagagagagagagagagagagagagagagagagagagatgcttagATCCTGGTTCCTTTCTCCTGCACTTTCATCACGGAGACAATACAGTGCCAGGCTTGCCCTGGTGACTGGGGAAGGACTAGGGGCCTCATTGCTGTGCTCCCAGCTAATGGCCATCCGCTCCCCTCCTCTGTGTGGTGTGTCTTCTGGTGATGTCTCTGCTAACACGTGTCCTACTCCTGATACTCTTCAGTTTTCCTGGGTTCGAGACCCTGTTTGTCATCTCTCCTCCCTGCCTGGTGCCCACACCCTTAGCTCTACCCCTTCATTCTCTGCATTCTGTGATCTGAAGACAGACGTTCCTGCTGCTGCCTGACCGCTGAGACTTCAGCAGACCCCTCTGAAGACCATTGCTGTGATCCACCTGCTGCCAGGAACACCCTGCTACCGAGTGCTAGCTGCTCGgctccaccctccccaccctcGTACTGCTGCCGGGCTGCCACCTGTTGTCTGCTTCCACACCCTTGTACACAGCCTCGTGCCTGTCACCCTGGATGGCTGCCCAGCAGCTGCAGCTGAGGCCGTCCTGCCAGCACCTTCCCAAGCCTGATGGGTGGTCCTGCCGGGTTCCAAGCTCTCCCAGCCTGCCTCATCTGCTGCAATTGCTGGCCACATCTGGCTAAACACAGAGCTGGGAGAGCCTGGATTCACCTCTCAGGACCATTAGGGGAGGACCAGGTCTGGAAACCCAGAATGATAATGACAGTGTTTACAAAGGACTTACATTGTGGC is a genomic window containing:
- the LOC130888526 gene encoding 40S ribosomal protein S25-like gives rise to the protein MPPKHDKKKKDAGKSAKKDKDPVNKSGGKAKKKKWSKGKVRDKLNNLVLFDKATYDKLCKEVPNYKLITPAVVSERLKIRISLARAALQELLSKGLIKLVSKHRAQVIYTRNTKGGDAPAAGEDA